The Dyadobacter sp. 676 DNA window TTCAGAATATTACCGAGGAGGCGGTGGTGAGGATGGCCAAAGAAGCGAAACGTCTTACCGGCGCGGATTACCTTTGTATGGCGGGTGGTGTCGCATTGAACTGCGTATCAAACGGTAAGCTGCAAAAGGCCAATATTTTCAAAGACATCTTCATTCAGCCGGCTGCCGGCGACGCGGGCGGCGCATTGGGTGCCGCCCAGGCCGCTTATCATATTTATTTCGGGCAGGAAAGAAAGGTTACCTGGAAGGCCGACGCCATGCGCGGGTCATACCTCGGCCCGACGTTCTCCGATCTCGACGTAGCGCTGACAGCCAAGAAGTACAAAGCCGTTTATACCTACTACGAAAATTTCAAGGACCTGGCCCGGGAGACTGCCCGGGTGCTGTCGGAAGGCAATGTGGTGGGCTGGGTGCAGGGCCGAATGGAATTCGGGCCGCGCGCATTGGGAGGCCGCAGCATTCTGGGCGATCCGCGCAATGCCGAAATGCAGAAAAAACTGAACCTCAAAATCAAGTACCGCGAATCGTTCAGGCCATTTGCGCCGTCGGTGCTGGCGGAAGATTGTTCCGAATATTTTGATTACGATGGGATTTCGCCTTACATGCTTCTGGTCCATCCGGTAGCCGAAAGCCGCCGCAAGCCGGTGCCGGCGAACTACGGCTCTCTGGACTTACGTGAAAAGCTCTATTTCGAGCGTTCCGATCTGCCTTCCATCACCCACATCGATTATTCGGCACGCATCCAGACGGTGCATAGGGATACCAACCCGCGCTACTACGAATTGATCGACACCTTCAAGTCGTTGACAGGCTACGCGGTGATCGTGAATACCAGTTTCAACGTCCGCGGGGAACCTATCGTTTGTACGCCCAACGACGCATATCGGTGCTTTATGCGGACCGAAATGGATTACCTGGTGGTTGGTAACTACATTTTTGATAAAAAACAGCAGCCCGAATGGCTGGAAAAAGATAACTGGAAGGAAGAATTCGTTCTTGACTAATCCTCTTTTATTGAGCGCTCGAAGCAATGGCATCTAAAATCGTTACCAGTATTGTCCGCATTCTGTTTCTGGGATTGCTGTTTGTTTTCCTGTTTTATCCGGACAAATTTCATATCAAGTTCGATTACCCGGGATACCCTCAAAGCGACAGCTGGCACGTCCGCCTGGCTAAATTCGCCTTCTGGTTTTTGCTGATCATCGAGATACTCCGCATTTTTTATTACGGCGTGGTCAAAAGCAAGGCAAAGGGGCTTCTTGCGAACATCGTGACGATTGTGACACCGCTGATTGTCGTGCTGATTCTCCTGGAAATCATATTCATGTACGTGCCGCAAAGCCATGAAGGCGTGCTTTCCAAAGCGTCGCAGATCTGGTGGGAGAAATATTGGCATCCGGTAAACTCGCTGGGCTATCACGACAAAGAGATTGAAAATGAGCCGGGGAAAAAGAAGGTTCTGGTAATCGGCGATTCGTTCGCGGCAGGGCATGGGTTGAAGGACGTGAACGAGCGCTTCTCGAACATGCTGGAAGCTAAACTGGGCGCCGACAAATACACCGTCTATAACCTCGGAATGTCGGGCGCTGACACCCGCGACGAGGTAAAGCGCTTGCAGGATTTCCCCGTTAAGCCGGACATGATTATCCTGGAATATTTCCCCAACGATATAGAGAAAGTTGGGCGGGAAAAAGGGCTGACACTTTCCGGTGCCGAACCTTACGCCGACCTTACCGGCCCGATGGCGACCGTCGTGAAGCGCTTTTACCTTCCCAATTTCATTTACTGGCAGTTGCCTCATACGGGATTCAGCACATTTGAAAAATTTGTGCAGACCGCCTATACCGATACGACAGTGCTCAATGCGCATTTGCGGGACCTTTCGGGAATGCTTGCTTACCGCGATAGCACCAAAGCGCAAATGTATGCGGTGTTTATCCCGTTCCTGTTTCAGATCGATAAAAGTGCGGGCTATACGAGGCCTGTTGAGGAATATCTGAAGTCGAATAATGTGACCGTGGTAGGCATCAACGACGGTGTAAAAAGGATTCCCGAAAAGGAGCGCGTTGTAGGAAAGAACGACGGTCATGGGAGTGCGGCGCTGAACCAGCTGATAGCTGACAGGCTCTACGAGGCAATAGGGAAGCGGTAACTCATTATTAATGTACAGGTTGTGCATTAAAGGTAATTAAGTCTTACATTTGATTTTTTAAACACTATATCAAAATGGATTTTTTGACAGATTTATTTGCATTCATGAAGGAGCGTAAGAAATGGTGGCTTGCTCCTGTAATCATTGTATTGCTCCTGATCGGGGTATTGATCGTGATCGGTGGTGGCTCGGCTGTCGCGCCTTTTATCTACACTTTGTTCTGATTCTTTCGGTTCGACGCGGATCAATCCAATTCATATCTGAAACCTTCATTCGGTAGCATTGCAAACCCGCAGTGCTGCCGATAACAATATTATTTTACCAAAATGAGTGAATCCGAAAAAGTCAAAGCGCAGCTCGTGATCGTGACCGGGCTTGTTGTTCTATACTTTATTTTCAAATCCCAATATCCCTATTTCCTGATCGCCGCCGCGGTAATCGGAGTTCTCAGTCTGGCGATTCCGGTTTTCGGCGATCTGATCGTGAAATTATGGTACAAGATCGCGGAAGTTTTGGGTGCGATAAACGGAAAGATCCTTCTTTCGTTGGTTTTCTTTATCGTTCTTTTTCCGGTTGCATTAATCGCGAAGCTCACCAAGAAAAACCCGCTGCACCTGAAAAAGGAGGATTCGGACACAGTGTTTACGGAACGTAACCACAAATACTCGGCGAAGGACCTCGAACAGGTCTGGTAGTTGCCGGATGTGTGAATTTCACCAAATACAAGGCCTGGGTTTCAGGCCTTTTTTTGCGGCATGCACGTTCGTAGAGCAGTTGCAGCATACCGTCTTTCAGGCCGAGATCGGGTACGTGGATAACGTTTGCGCCCGCCCAGCGCATAGCCGAGATATAAATGTCGCCGGCCGGTACAATCACATCGGCGCGGTCGGGGTTGAGTTGTAGTTTATTGATCCTGTCGGTCAGGGAAAATTGGTCGATATAGTCCCGCATTCGCTGGATTTCTTCCAGGCTGGTCGAACTTTCCGTTAGTTTGGAAGACAGATCGAACAGCTTATTGATGTTCCCACCCGTCCCGACAGCCTGGATCGGGCGGCTGTAATCCACATTCTGGTTGATCCATTCTTTGATCTTCAACCAGGCGTTTTTAGATTCTTTCCCTTCCAAAAGCCGCACAGAGCCCAATTTGAATGATTTGGCCTTGATTTTCTGTCTGTCCTGGTACAAGTTCAGTTCGGTACTGCCCCCGCCGACGTCGATGTGGATGTACTGTCCGTCGCCCAGTGATTGCACCACCACGTTATTGACCAGTTCGGCCTCTTTCTGTCCGTCGATGATCTGGATATGAATACCCGTGCGTTGTTCGATATGGTCACGGACTTCCTGGCCGTTGGCGGCCTCGCGCATGGCGGAGGTGGAACAGGCCATAAAGTCGTCGACCTCATGCAGTTCCATCAGTAACTGGTAAGCCAGCATGAGTTTCATCATGCGGTCCTCGCTTTGCGGGGTAATACGCCCCTGCGTAAAAACATCATGTCCGAGCCGGAGCGGAAACCGGACGTATTCGACCTTCTTGAAGCGTGAAATGCCGTCGTCATGCAAAACGGAAGAGATTTGCATACGGGCACCATTGGAACCGATATCTATGGCTGCGAATTTCAAAAGCTCGTCAAATGGGGGAGTTAATAAAGGCCAAAAATAGAATTTCGCGGACAAGTTTCAATATCCTGCCCGCGAAACTTCATGTGTAAAAGCTACATTTGACGGCCTATCTGATACAGTAGCTTCACTTTCAGTCCCGGTCCCGCGCTGTTCCTGAGTGGCGTAACGGGTTTGAAATAGTTGACCCAGTAACCTTCTGCCTGTACTACGATCGGGTGCCATGATTTCTCGATTCCTACTGCGAAATTCATCGACGTAATCGGCGAAATGTCGCTCTTCTTCGAGAATGTCTGGTTAAAGAACTCGTTCTTCGGTCCGCGGCAATCGTACGAAACGGTTTCTTTGGAAGACAGCCTGATATTCGTTCCCATGCTTGCATAGTAAGCCCAATCGTCTTTCACGGTATTCCGGAATGCCAAGGTAAGCGGCATTTGCACCACACGCTGATCGATCTTGATGTTATACAGCTGGAATATGAGCGGTACCTGGCCCGGATGTGTCTCTTTGAAATCCTTGCGGGCTTTCTCCCTGAAAATCGTCTCCGTAAAAAATTCCGCCGGTTTCACTTTCAACCAGGTAATGCCGGCCGCGATCGAGAATTTCTTTTTAATAATTACTTCCCCCAAGACTGTTTTCGCCTGGCCATTGCCTTCGATCTGATAACCCGCACCGAAGCGGTAAGGCGTTTTCAACGGTAATTTCGGGATTACGCTTTCCGCCTGGGCAAGCTGCTCGGCCTTTTTGCCGGATACCGGCGCTTTGGTCGGACGCATATGGTTGGCTGTTAATGCCTTTTGTACCTGTCGTGCCGAAAGTTTGCCTGCCAGCTCGTAATGCATTTTCCGTTGCAGCGAAATGCCGGTATGCATTTCCAGCAGGTTATCAATAGCCGCGACGCGGAATTCGTTACCGAATGTCCTGTTGCCCGCGCCATTGTATGGCGACCTCGGCAACGGGTTAGTTTCCGAGTTTACTACCTCCCCATTCTCCGCCGGTTGCGAGGCAGGCGCCTCGTGGGAAGCCTGCGCAGCGGCCAATGTTTCACGAGGCTCTTCAAGAGGGTGTTGCGAAGCTTTTTCATGGGCAGAATGCGTTGCCTCGTTGCTGTTTTCAGTTGCCCGAAAAGCCGTTTCCCGGGCAGGTTCCGTACCCGGGAGCCTTTCTTGTCCCGAATCCTGTTGCGCAGTTGATGCTGGCGTAGTCCGGCGATAATCGTGCGGCCGCAGCGAGGCTTGCAGGCTCTGGCCGTCCGGTGCCGTTTGCAGCAGGTAAACGGTGTCGGTTTTGGCGACTTGCGCCGGCTGGTTCCGGATCAGCTCGATCTGGCTCTGCAGATTTTTCACGTCCTGCACCAGATGGTTGTTCTGCGAGAGCTGGTTGATGTACATATAGGCCATCACCGACGTCACCGACGCAGCGGCGGCGTACCCGATCCACGAACCGTACTGTTGCAGGAACGACGGGGGTGTGTGGGCCTGCATATATTTTTGCATACGGGCCCAGTCCTGTTCTTGAAAGTCCGGTTCAATACTCTCTAATTTTCGGCGTATAGTATTCTCAAATTTACTAGTTTTCATTGCCTCTGAATGACTTGACAGCCCAATCACTTGGGAAGAGATGTGGGTAATATTGTTTGATCAAATGCTGCAAACGAGCCCGGGCGCGCACATAATGCGATCTTACCGTCGCCTCGTTGATTTGCAGCAGGTCTGCTATCTCACGATGATTGTAGCCATCCACCACGTATAACAAAAATACATTCTTATAAACCGGTTTGATCTGTTGGATCAGTTCCAGTATTTCCTCAGCAGTGATCTGACCTATTACATCTTCATCGAATTTGGGATAAGGGGCGTCTTCGAGCGCGATCACATCTTCGCTGTGCTTCCTATGTTTACGGTAATAGCTGATCGCCGTATTCACCATGATCGTCCGCAACCATGCCTTGAAGGGATGGCTGGGGTCGTACTTTCCCAGATTGTTAAATACTTTTAAAAATCCTTCATTTAAAACCTCCTCCGCTTCTTCCGTCGACGATGTGTACCGCAGGCAAATGCTTTTTGAATAGCCGAAAAACTGTTTATACAAATGCCTCTGAGCCTGGTTATCCCCGGCAATACATGCCGCTACCACCGACTCAAAGTCGTGTTCGTTAAAAGATATTTTTCTTCTAAAAAGCAAAGTCAGGGTATCAAATTGTCAGGGATAGAATTTCTCACATTCGAATACGTCCCTGCCCTTCCATCTGTTGCAAAAAATTACGAAAACTTTTGAAGGTTGGAAATATGGTTTGCCGCGAAAAAAATCGTGAAAAAATGCATCCGGCATGCAACATGGGCCTTGGAGGGGGCGTAAAGGCAGAAAACGGCTCGATGCCCGCTATAAAAAGACATTACCAGATCATACCCGATCGTAAAAGATATTTTGTTAGGGGTGAGTTGGAATACGGTTCTGGAACTTCCGGGGCCGTATTTATTTTTTGGAGGGAAGCATTTCCAGGGCCGATGAATTTTTGATTTCACCCATGACAAACAGGCTGTGCGTACTGCCGATGTTTTCCAAAGAGCCCAGCTTTTGCATTAAAAACTGCTGGTATTGCGACATATCGTCGACCACCACTTTCAGTAAAAAGTCGTAATCCCCCGAGATATTGAAGCATTCCATCACCTCCGGCATAGCCGAAACCGCTTTCACAAATTTTTCGCCCATTACCTTCGAATGCTCCTTGAGGGCAATGTTGCAGAACGCCATCAGCTTCTTGCCGACCTTCTCGCGATCAACCAGTGCAACATATTTCTTAATAATCCCTTCCTTTTCCAGCCTGCGCACACGTTCGTACACCGGCGTGTAGGAGAGGTTCAACTTTTCCGACAACTCGCGTGTTTTCAAAGTGGCGTCCTGTTGCAGCAAATGCAGGATTTTGGCATCGATATCGTCCAGATTATGCATAGATAGAATATCTTTATTCACTCTGTGAGACCTTCGAAGATAGATAAATAATTTGGCAAAAGTTCGGCTCTCAGATTTTTAATCTGAATTTTTTGATTTAATTGAATAAAACATCTATCAGCTTAAATTTGTCGATTCAAAAGCTATGTGCTTTTCCGGGGAAATGACAATCAGACATTTAAAACACTTATGGTAGCAACTCAAAAAGCAGATATCCGCGAAATTCTCAAACACCGTATTCTGGTACTGGATGGCGCTATGGGTACGATGATTCAGCGGTATAAATTGCAGGATCACGACTACCGGGGAGAACGGTTCGCAGACTGGCCGCACGACGTGAAGGGAAACAACGACCTGCTTTCCCTGACCCGTCCGGACATTATCAAGGAAATTCACGCCGCCTACTTCGCGGCAGGGGCGGATATTGCCGAAACCAATACATTTTCAGGCACGACCATCGCCATGGCAGACTATGGCATGGAGGAGATCGTGTACGAGCTCAACTACGAATCGGCGCGGCTTGCACGCCAGGTGGCCGATGAGTTTACGGAGCGAGAGCCGAACAAGCCGCGTTTTGTGGCCGGTTCCATCGGCCCAACCAACCGTACCGCATCGCTTTCGCCTGATGTGAACAACCCGGGCTTTCGTGCGATCAGTTTCGATCAGCTCGTGGAAGCCTATTACGAGCAGGTGAAAGGGCTTACCGACGGCGGTTGCGACGTCCTGCTCGTAGAAACGATTTTTGATACCCTGAATGCCAAAGCGGCGCTTTTTGCCATCGATAAATTTTTCGCCGATGCGAAGGACGGAAAAGTCGGGCATCTGGACTCCTGGCGGATAGAACCGGGCCAGGCGCTGCCGATCATGATTTCGGGAACGATTACCGATGCTTCGGGACGTACGCTTTCAGGGCAAACAACCGAGGCATTCCTGACTTCCGTATCACATTTACCATTACTTTCTGTTGGTTTGAATTGTGCATTAGGAGCGGATTTGATGCGCCCCTACGTGCAAATCATGGCCAAAGAATCGCCGTTTTATACCTCGGCCCACCCCAATGCGGGTTTGCCGAACGAAATGGGCGAGTATGATCAGACGCCGGAGCAAATGGGCGAGATCATTGACGGGTTTTTGAGGGATAACCTGGTCAATATCATCGGAGGTTGCTGCGGAACCACGCCCGACCACATTCGTGTGATCGCTGAGATAGCCGGCAAGCATAGCCCGCG harbors:
- a CDS encoding carbamoyltransferase; protein product: MKILGISAFYHDSAAALIDNGEIVAAAQEERFTRKKHDPGFPSNAVAFCLEYGGLSINELDAIVFYDKPLLKFERLLETYYAFAPKGVRSFLTAMPVWIKEKMFLKRLINEELEKLGYDKKKKKVKMLFPEHHLSHAASAYYPSPFEKSAILTIDGVGEWATASICLGEGKDISILKELRFPHSLGLLYSAFTYFLGFRVNSGEYKLMGLAPYGNPSSPDIKRYEDIILKELIDLKEDGSVWLNQEYFDYATGLKMVNEHKWEALFGFKTRRPEDALEAVHCNLGLAIQNITEEAVVRMAKEAKRLTGADYLCMAGGVALNCVSNGKLQKANIFKDIFIQPAAGDAGGALGAAQAAYHIYFGQERKVTWKADAMRGSYLGPTFSDLDVALTAKKYKAVYTYYENFKDLARETARVLSEGNVVGWVQGRMEFGPRALGGRSILGDPRNAEMQKKLNLKIKYRESFRPFAPSVLAEDCSEYFDYDGISPYMLLVHPVAESRRKPVPANYGSLDLREKLYFERSDLPSITHIDYSARIQTVHRDTNPRYYELIDTFKSLTGYAVIVNTSFNVRGEPIVCTPNDAYRCFMRTEMDYLVVGNYIFDKKQQPEWLEKDNWKEEFVLD
- a CDS encoding RNA polymerase sigma factor, giving the protein MLFRRKISFNEHDFESVVAACIAGDNQAQRHLYKQFFGYSKSICLRYTSSTEEAEEVLNEGFLKVFNNLGKYDPSHPFKAWLRTIMVNTAISYYRKHRKHSEDVIALEDAPYPKFDEDVIGQITAEEILELIQQIKPVYKNVFLLYVVDGYNHREIADLLQINEATVRSHYVRARARLQHLIKQYYPHLFPSDWAVKSFRGNEN
- a CDS encoding Lrp/AsnC family transcriptional regulator, yielding MHNLDDIDAKILHLLQQDATLKTRELSEKLNLSYTPVYERVRRLEKEGIIKKYVALVDREKVGKKLMAFCNIALKEHSKVMGEKFVKAVSAMPEVMECFNISGDYDFLLKVVVDDMSQYQQFLMQKLGSLENIGSTHSLFVMGEIKNSSALEMLPSKK
- a CDS encoding DUF5989 family protein codes for the protein MDFLTDLFAFMKERKKWWLAPVIIVLLLIGVLIVIGGGSAVAPFIYTLF
- a CDS encoding SGNH/GDSL hydrolase family protein, which translates into the protein MASKIVTSIVRILFLGLLFVFLFYPDKFHIKFDYPGYPQSDSWHVRLAKFAFWFLLIIEILRIFYYGVVKSKAKGLLANIVTIVTPLIVVLILLEIIFMYVPQSHEGVLSKASQIWWEKYWHPVNSLGYHDKEIENEPGKKKVLVIGDSFAAGHGLKDVNERFSNMLEAKLGADKYTVYNLGMSGADTRDEVKRLQDFPVKPDMIILEYFPNDIEKVGREKGLTLSGAEPYADLTGPMATVVKRFYLPNFIYWQLPHTGFSTFEKFVQTAYTDTTVLNAHLRDLSGMLAYRDSTKAQMYAVFIPFLFQIDKSAGYTRPVEEYLKSNNVTVVGINDGVKRIPEKERVVGKNDGHGSAALNQLIADRLYEAIGKR
- a CDS encoding phosphatase, with protein sequence MKFAAIDIGSNGARMQISSVLHDDGISRFKKVEYVRFPLRLGHDVFTQGRITPQSEDRMMKLMLAYQLLMELHEVDDFMACSTSAMREAANGQEVRDHIEQRTGIHIQIIDGQKEAELVNNVVVQSLGDGQYIHIDVGGGSTELNLYQDRQKIKAKSFKLGSVRLLEGKESKNAWLKIKEWINQNVDYSRPIQAVGTGGNINKLFDLSSKLTESSTSLEEIQRMRDYIDQFSLTDRINKLQLNPDRADVIVPAGDIYISAMRWAGANVIHVPDLGLKDGMLQLLYERACRKKRPETQALYLVKFTHPATTRPVRGPSPSICGYVP
- a CDS encoding SxtJ family membrane protein, which gives rise to MSESEKVKAQLVIVTGLVVLYFIFKSQYPYFLIAAAVIGVLSLAIPVFGDLIVKLWYKIAEVLGAINGKILLSLVFFIVLFPVALIAKLTKKNPLHLKKEDSDTVFTERNHKYSAKDLEQVW